Proteins co-encoded in one Oreochromis aureus strain Israel breed Guangdong linkage group 3, ZZ_aureus, whole genome shotgun sequence genomic window:
- the LOC120438247 gene encoding pectinesterase inhibitor 10-like, producing MKMRKLYEHLLRKLQASPPAKSSTPAAGPSSADSVDAGPVPDPEALNEEFILHLEPEPTSSLCQPPVSSSSSLLPPASSSSSLLPPASSSPSLLPPASSSPSPLPPASSSSSPLPTFPSISTAYTSDVQNKKRTRKECRKHRTQKIFKYEEIVDRRVVNEKEVKVKWKPCSIWVMQAQYWLKMQSHLLLLKTLPLSLTICKHTCLSNAVHACY from the exons ATGAAGATGAGGAAACTTTATGAACACCTTCTGAGAA aattACAAGCTTCACCTCCTGCTAAAAGTTCTACACCAGCAGCTGGACCATCCTCTGCTGACAGTGTCGATGCTGGACCAGTCCCAGACCCAGAGGCTCTAAACGAGGAATTTATTCTTCATTTAGAGCCTGAACCAACATCTTCCCTCTGTCAGCCTCCTgtatcctcctcttcatctctgcttcctcctgcatcctcctcttcatctctgcttcctcctgcatcctcctctccgtctctgcttcctcctgcatcctcctctccgtctccgcttcctcctgcatcctcctcttcatctccgCTTCCTACATTTCCCTCAATTTCTACGGCGTACACCTCGGAtgtccaaaacaaaaaaaggacaagGAAAG aatGCCGAAAACACCGTACACAGAAGATTTTCAAATATGAAGAGATAGTAGACAGGAGAGTTGTAAAT GAAAAAGAAGTTAAAGTCAAGTGGAAGCCCTGCTCGATATG ggTTATGCAGGCTCAGTATTGGTTGAAGATGCAGTCACATCTCCTTTTACTGAAAACTCTCCCCCTCTCCCTCACCATCTGTAAGCATACATGTCTCAGTAATGCAGTTCATGCATGTTACTAA